One window of the Eucalyptus grandis isolate ANBG69807.140 chromosome 8, ASM1654582v1, whole genome shotgun sequence genome contains the following:
- the LOC104414863 gene encoding probable membrane-associated kinase regulator 1, producing the protein MGKRRGKTLISHTLPSSPSRSFSSSSSSDFEFTISLSPLSKSPSALCVADDLFYKGQLLPLQLSPRLSMVRTLLASSSDSASATDSSRDSSGSSTDSQYSSFSSAAPGAPGAAPGAGECDSSRPSSVTEDDEFRRLHCGPGHAGGNPAAQIRRGKYFLARFSSVFRKEPGKGREANYNLSGSSSSSSSSTSVKKRVSATAKEVIRKYLKKVKPLYEKLSQKQQQQQQQQQKSTEISPPPAKTSPRSSFLSR; encoded by the coding sequence ATGGGGAAGAGAAGGggcaaaaccctaatctcccaCACCCTGCCCTCGTCGCCTTCccgctccttctcctcctcctcctcgtcggaCTTCGAGTTCACCATCTCCCTCTCCCCGCTCAGCAAGTCCCCCTCCGCCCTCTGCGTCGCCGACGACCTCTTCTACAAGGGCCAGCTCCTCCCCCTCCAGCTCTCCCCGCGCCTCTCCATGGTCCGCACCctcctcgcctcctcctccgactCCGCCTCCGCCACCGACTCCTCTCGCGACTCCTCCGGCAGCTCCACCGACTCCCAGtactcctccttctcctccgccGCCCCCGGGGCCCCCGGCGCCGCCCCCGGCGCGGGGGAGTGCGACTCCTCCCGCCCCAGCTCCGTCACCGAGGACGACGAGTTCCGCCGCCTCCACTGCGGCCCGGGCCACGCCGGCGGCAACCCGGCGGCCCAGATCAGGAGGGGCAAGTACTTCCTCGCGAGGTTCTCGTCGGTGTTCAGGAAGGAGCCCGGCAAGGGCCGCGAGGCTAACTACAACCTGTCCGGatcgtcgtcgtcctcctcctcgtccacGTCGGTGAAGAAGCGGGTGAGCGCGACGGCGAAGGAGGTGATACGGAAGTACTTGAAGAAGGTGAAGCCGCTGTACGAGAAGCTCTcgcagaagcagcagcagcagcagcagcagcagcagaaatCGACCGAGATCTCCCCGCCCCCGGCGAAGACGAGCCCGAGGAGCAGCTTTCTCAGCCGCTGA